The Qingrenia yutianensis genome has a window encoding:
- a CDS encoding relaxase/mobilization nuclease domain-containing protein produces the protein MAITKIWTVKSRLDSSLNYIANPDKTSIKPDIDAVEGVIKYIKNEDKTENCLYVKAYNCTTDKAFSEMLETQEFFGKSGRKNGVLAYHLVQSFKDFETTPEIAHRCGQELVERLFADKYEAVIATHLDHKHLHNHIIINAVSYIDGYKYRNNYKDYFIDIRGISDQICRENCLSVINKPQRRGMHYGEWLALKEGRPTIRGSIRRDIDEIIKCSYTMEQFWQNLKKRGFVIHRKGPNIKHTSIIAPNAKRPMRLDNLGKGYSEAEILERIIATRNGIITAAPSEIPKKQYKFRGNIKNVKGKKLKGFIALYFHYLYLFKKIQRKQTPQRVSFFMRDELIKFDRYQKQFKFLLTHNIETGEDLQKYQKDKEAEVEILITRRKKLYEGRTDENCDEVKDQAKEINAELNELRKEIRLCKAIFKDSYKIAEKKRQALALQKQADKELRENE, from the coding sequence AGAGGGTGTAATCAAATATATAAAAAATGAGGACAAGACCGAAAATTGCCTTTATGTCAAAGCATATAACTGCACGACAGACAAAGCCTTTTCGGAAATGTTGGAAACACAAGAGTTTTTCGGAAAAAGCGGTCGCAAAAACGGTGTACTCGCCTATCATTTGGTGCAGTCGTTCAAGGACTTTGAAACCACGCCCGAAATTGCTCACAGGTGCGGACAGGAGCTTGTCGAACGGCTTTTTGCGGATAAATACGAAGCCGTCATAGCAACGCATCTTGACCATAAGCACTTGCACAACCACATAATAATAAATGCCGTTTCATACATTGATGGCTACAAATACCGCAACAATTATAAGGACTACTTTATAGACATTCGGGGTATTTCAGACCAAATATGCCGTGAAAACTGTCTGTCGGTAATCAACAAGCCGCAAAGGCGAGGTATGCACTACGGCGAATGGCTGGCGTTAAAAGAAGGCAGACCGACCATTCGTGGAAGTATCCGCCGTGATATTGACGAAATCATAAAATGCTCATACACAATGGAGCAGTTTTGGCAGAACCTAAAAAAGCGTGGTTTTGTCATTCACCGCAAAGGTCCGAATATAAAACACACCTCAATAATTGCACCGAACGCAAAACGCCCGATGAGGCTTGATAATCTCGGCAAGGGTTACAGCGAAGCAGAGATTTTGGAAAGGATAATCGCAACCCGAAACGGAATTATCACGGCTGCACCGTCCGAAATACCCAAAAAGCAGTACAAATTCAGAGGTAACATTAAAAATGTAAAGGGCAAGAAGTTAAAAGGCTTTATCGCCCTATACTTCCACTACCTCTACTTATTCAAAAAAATTCAGCGTAAGCAGACACCTCAAAGGGTGTCATTTTTTATGCGTGATGAATTGATTAAATTTGACCGCTATCAAAAGCAATTCAAATTTTTGCTCACGCATAATATCGAAACGGGCGAAGATTTGCAGAAATACCAAAAGGACAAAGAAGCCGAAGTTGAGATTTTAATTACACGGCGTAAAAAATTATATGAAGGAAGGACTGATGAAAATTGTGATGAGGTCAAAGACCAAGCGAAAGAAATCAATGCGGAGCTTAACGAACTCCGAAAAGAAATCAGACTGTGCAAAGCAATATTTAAGGATTCGTATAAAATTGCCGAGAAAAAACGGCAGGCGCTCGCTTTGCAGAAACAGGCAGACAAGGAGTTGAGAGAAAATGAA